The Bifidobacterium bifidum ATCC 29521 = JCM 1255 = DSM 20456 region GCCACATTGGCGCCGAATTCCGGGTTTTCATAGGCGATTTTCGCCAGCAAGACCGGATCGGCATTGGGATCCTGCACTGTTGCGACGGCCTTGTCATAATCAACCATCGTGACCTCTTTCCTTGATGTTCAGATTTGGTTGGCCGGTTTCTGGATGCGTATGGTGTCAAGCGTCTCGTCACTGACCGTTTCGAGATCCTCCTGCTGCGCGAGCCTACTGGCATGCCACACCTTCTGCCCAGCATACTCGCCCGTTATGTCCAGAACAATTACGGTGACATTATCCGTACCGCCCGCTTCCAGAGCGATGCGGATCAGTTCGTCGACGGCGGTCTGCGGGTCCGCGCATGCCGCAGCAGTGGCGGCGATGGCGGCGTCATCGACTTCGCCGTGCAGGCCGTCCGAGCAGATGATGAACCTGCCGGTCGGTCGGACCGCGAAGAAGTCCGGGTTGATGCCGTCCGGGTCGCCGATGCACTGGGTGATGATGTTGCGCGGGATGATGACGGCATCTTCCGGCAGCATCTCACCGGAGTCGATGGCCTCCTGACGGCGGGAGTGGTCGCGCGTGATGCGACACAGCGTGGAGGCGTCCCACTGGCCGTCGCTGTCGGCATCCATGTGATATGTGCGCGAGTCGCCGATATTGATGACGTACCAGTCCATGTCGGGGTTGATTTCGAGCGCCACATCGCCGGGCGCGTCCCGTTCGATTCGCCCTGGCGCGATCAGTCCGGTCACCGTGGTGCCGGACACGCCGCCGAGCTCCTGGCCGATG contains the following coding sequences:
- a CDS encoding PP2C family protein-serine/threonine phosphatase, yielding MNDMQIHVAADSNIGLRRRANQDSFIIDDGVFLVCDGMGGGVGGQRASSAAVDRFETLASRFSRSRTTIGRTIDLAQADVLAIGQELGGVSGTTVTGLIAPGRIERDAPGDVALEINPDMDWYVINIGDSRTYHMDADSDGQWDASTLCRITRDHSRRQEAIDSGEMLPEDAVIIPRNIITQCIGDPDGINPDFFAVRPTGRFIICSDGLHGEVDDAAIAATAAACADPQTAVDELIRIALEAGGTDNVTVIVLDITGEYAGQKVWHASRLAQQEDLETVSDETLDTIRIQKPANQI